A single window of Flavobacterium sp. 140616W15 DNA harbors:
- a CDS encoding family 20 glycosylhydrolase, translating to MKKNLLFILILCYSLGNAQESLNNSTIIPAPNFYKETGDSITIKGQIKIVFKNNKYTPKELKTAQIFESVINKNTPKNKAAILVQFTTEPASTKTNKEAYKINITPKGIFVTGQEQGLFYAVQSLLQLLPNNPTVNSQIKLPTVEIIDQPRYQYRGLHLDVCRHFFSTEVIKDFIAQMSYYKLNNFHWHLTDDQGWRIEIKKYPKLTEIGSKRAQTLVGNKFERFPRFFDNIPYGGYYTQEEIKEVVKFAEDHFVNVIPEIEMPGHASAAVAAYPNLACFPSSDLKVIESWGVFEDVFCAGKEETFVFLEDVLKEVMTLFPSEYIHIGGDECPKSRWEKCPNCQKRIKELGLKNEHELQSYFIKRMEKYLNANGRQIFGWDEILEGGLAPNATVMSWRGESGGIAAAREKHKVIMTPEDYVYFDHNQGYSLQEPLSVGRLTTVHEVYNYNPTPVDSLTIEQQKYIYGVQANIWSEYVTSPAKLNYMLYPRLFPFAEIAWTETKNKNYSNLMLKRFPHHIEKLESQKRLYKVPTPFGIQDTAVIASKYILEMQPTIKNGQIFYTIDGYNPDETASNYKKPVTIYIPKGEFRNIKVVQISPSGRRSSVTTISVKNSEIQPALTIKPTKNGLKYSYTNKFAQQTLELDTIKFTKSGIHQGVIEMKKYKSKENLYMGLKFDSYIYIPETAQYEFSTIVDDGAKLFIDNQLIVDNDGRHWINEAFGAAKLEKGFHKINISYFDAAGSSVLQCFIRQEGKEKQEISASQLYYE from the coding sequence ATGAAAAAAAACCTCTTATTCATTTTAATACTATGCTATTCTTTAGGAAATGCCCAAGAGTCATTAAATAATTCCACCATCATTCCAGCACCAAATTTCTACAAGGAAACGGGCGATAGCATTACTATAAAAGGTCAAATAAAAATTGTTTTTAAAAACAACAAGTACACACCTAAAGAACTTAAAACAGCTCAAATTTTTGAATCTGTTATAAACAAAAACACACCAAAAAATAAAGCTGCCATTCTAGTTCAATTTACAACAGAACCAGCTTCAACAAAAACAAACAAGGAAGCCTATAAAATAAATATTACCCCAAAAGGGATTTTTGTTACAGGTCAAGAACAAGGTTTATTTTATGCCGTACAAAGTTTACTTCAACTCTTACCAAATAATCCAACCGTTAATTCCCAGATAAAACTACCAACCGTTGAAATTATAGATCAACCCCGATATCAATACAGAGGTTTACATCTAGATGTTTGCCGACACTTTTTTTCTACAGAAGTCATAAAAGATTTCATTGCCCAAATGTCCTATTACAAACTAAATAATTTTCATTGGCACTTAACTGATGACCAAGGATGGAGAATTGAAATAAAAAAATACCCAAAACTCACAGAAATTGGTTCTAAAAGAGCACAAACACTTGTTGGAAATAAGTTTGAAAGATTTCCAAGATTTTTTGACAATATTCCATACGGAGGATATTATACACAAGAAGAAATTAAAGAAGTTGTAAAATTTGCTGAAGATCATTTTGTAAACGTAATTCCAGAAATTGAAATGCCAGGGCATGCGTCTGCTGCTGTTGCTGCTTATCCAAATTTAGCCTGTTTCCCCTCATCAGACTTAAAAGTAATTGAGTCTTGGGGCGTATTTGAAGATGTTTTTTGCGCAGGTAAGGAAGAGACTTTTGTTTTCTTAGAAGATGTTCTGAAGGAGGTAATGACACTTTTTCCTAGCGAATACATCCATATTGGTGGAGATGAATGCCCAAAATCAAGATGGGAAAAATGTCCAAATTGTCAAAAGAGAATAAAAGAACTAGGTCTAAAAAACGAACATGAACTTCAAAGTTACTTCATAAAACGTATGGAGAAATACCTTAATGCAAATGGAAGGCAAATCTTTGGATGGGATGAAATTTTAGAAGGTGGTCTCGCTCCTAATGCTACAGTTATGTCATGGAGAGGAGAATCTGGCGGAATAGCAGCAGCAAGAGAAAAACACAAAGTAATCATGACACCCGAGGATTATGTTTATTTTGACCATAATCAAGGATATTCATTACAAGAACCATTATCTGTTGGACGCTTAACAACCGTTCACGAAGTGTACAATTACAATCCCACACCAGTAGATAGCTTAACTATCGAGCAACAAAAATACATTTATGGTGTTCAAGCTAATATTTGGTCCGAATATGTTACAAGTCCAGCTAAGCTAAACTATATGCTTTACCCAAGATTATTTCCATTTGCAGAAATTGCCTGGACAGAAACAAAGAATAAAAATTACTCTAATTTAATGCTAAAAAGATTTCCACATCATATAGAAAAATTAGAATCTCAGAAAAGACTATACAAAGTCCCTACTCCATTTGGAATTCAAGATACTGCTGTTATAGCTTCCAAATATATACTGGAGATGCAACCAACTATTAAAAATGGGCAAATTTTCTATACCATTGATGGCTACAACCCTGATGAAACTGCTAGTAATTACAAAAAACCAGTTACTATTTACATCCCAAAAGGAGAATTTAGAAATATAAAAGTAGTACAAATAAGTCCAAGTGGAAGAAGAAGTTCTGTTACCACAATTTCCGTTAAAAATTCAGAAATCCAGCCTGCATTAACTATTAAGCCAACAAAAAATGGATTAAAATATTCTTACACAAATAAATTCGCGCAGCAAACACTAGAACTAGACACCATAAAATTTACTAAGTCTGGAATACATCAAGGCGTAATCGAGATGAAAAAATACAAATCAAAAGAGAATCTATATATGGGCTTAAAGTTTGACAGCTATATCTATATTCCCGAAACAGCACAATATGAATTTTCTACTATTGTAGATGATGGTGCCAAATTATTTATCGACAACCAACTTATTGTTGATAACGACGGAAGACATTGGATCAATGAAGCTTTCGGAGCAGCAAAACTCGAAAAAGGATTTCACAAAATAAACATCAGCTATTTCGATGCTGCTGGAAGTTCTGTTTTACAGTGCTTCATCCGTCAAGAAGGCAAAGAAAAACAAGAAATAAGTGCCTCTCAATTATATTACGAATAA
- a CDS encoding DeoR/GlpR family DNA-binding transcription regulator, with the protein MNDNELVNYTKEERKAHILKEINLHTRVSFDTLSNRLFVSEDTIRRDINELESESLLIKVKGGAMTKAYHHSSASQTYAGESKQIIGKKAVDLLHDGMVLLLGGGTTIREFIRLIPNDLNLTIFTVTVLSAVELLDKPNVKAIMIGGSISPYSQMCVSGDVYHQLSSIKVDLLILGTNALDVEGGFSDSDWDTVQVKKAMIQSSRKTAILTISEKLDTVLKMKIASLPEVDYVITEINPDDEKLKLYKQAVPSLILI; encoded by the coding sequence ATGAATGATAATGAATTGGTGAATTATACCAAGGAAGAAAGAAAAGCTCATATTTTAAAAGAGATTAATTTGCATACCCGAGTGAGTTTTGACACACTTTCTAATCGGTTGTTTGTTTCAGAAGATACTATACGAAGAGATATAAATGAACTTGAGTCTGAGTCATTATTGATAAAAGTAAAAGGTGGGGCTATGACAAAAGCATACCATCATTCTTCGGCATCACAAACTTATGCGGGTGAATCTAAGCAAATTATCGGAAAAAAAGCAGTTGATTTACTTCATGACGGGATGGTTTTATTACTTGGTGGAGGAACGACTATTAGAGAGTTCATTCGATTAATTCCTAATGATTTGAATCTTACTATTTTTACTGTCACTGTTTTGTCTGCTGTTGAACTTTTGGACAAACCAAATGTTAAAGCCATTATGATTGGAGGAAGTATTTCTCCTTATAGTCAAATGTGTGTTAGTGGAGATGTATATCATCAGTTGTCAAGTATTAAGGTTGATTTATTAATTTTAGGGACAAATGCGCTAGATGTTGAAGGTGGTTTTTCAGATTCAGATTGGGATACTGTTCAAGTTAAAAAGGCAATGATTCAATCTTCTCGAAAAACGGCTATACTTACTATATCAGAAAAATTAGATACTGTTTTAAAGATGAAAATCGCGAGTTTACCTGAGGTTGATTATGTTATAACTGAGATAAATCCGGATGATGAAAAATTAAAACTATATAAGCAGGCCGTTCCGAGTTTGATTCTAATTTAA
- a CDS encoding dipeptidase: protein MFIFDAHLDLSMNAMEWNRDLRNDVATLRHLEKGMNDKPDREKATVSFPDLRKGNIGIVVATQIARFVKPDSKIPGWNSPQQAWAQTQAQLAWYKTMEEEGEMFSITDKKSLQKQIELWNDGTPNDKKPIGYILSLEGADSIIDISYVEKAYNYGLRAIGPAHYGPGRYANGTDSTGKMGANGIELLKEMERLNIILDATHLCDDAFWQALENFNGPIWASHNNCRSLVDHNRQYSDDQINELISRRAVIGGALDAWMLVPNWQRGVSTPLSTQCNLETVFKHMDHICQLAGNTNHIGIGSDLDGAFGTEQTPYDLNTIADLQKLVFIFRSHGYTEEDLKKIFHQNWIDFLLKNWS, encoded by the coding sequence ATGTTCATATTTGACGCACACCTTGACCTAAGCATGAATGCTATGGAATGGAACAGAGATTTAAGAAATGATGTAGCCACATTACGCCATCTAGAAAAAGGAATGAATGACAAACCTGATAGAGAAAAAGCTACCGTTTCGTTTCCTGACTTAAGAAAAGGAAACATTGGTATTGTTGTAGCTACTCAGATTGCAAGATTTGTTAAACCCGATAGTAAAATTCCTGGATGGAACTCTCCACAACAAGCTTGGGCGCAAACTCAAGCACAACTTGCATGGTACAAAACTATGGAAGAAGAAGGAGAAATGTTCTCTATTACTGATAAGAAATCTCTTCAAAAACAAATTGAATTATGGAATGATGGGACTCCAAATGATAAGAAACCTATCGGATATATACTAAGCCTAGAAGGAGCAGATTCTATTATCGACATTTCATATGTTGAAAAAGCATATAATTATGGATTAAGAGCTATTGGACCTGCACATTATGGCCCGGGTCGCTATGCCAACGGGACAGATTCAACTGGAAAAATGGGAGCAAACGGAATCGAATTGCTTAAAGAAATGGAGCGCTTAAATATTATCCTTGATGCAACTCATTTATGTGATGATGCATTTTGGCAAGCATTAGAAAATTTTAATGGTCCTATCTGGGCAAGCCATAATAATTGCCGAAGCTTGGTAGATCACAACAGGCAATATAGCGACGATCAAATCAACGAGCTTATTTCTAGAAGAGCTGTGATTGGTGGAGCCTTAGATGCATGGATGTTAGTTCCTAACTGGCAAAGAGGTGTTTCTACTCCATTAAGCACACAATGCAATCTAGAAACTGTATTTAAACACATGGATCACATTTGTCAACTAGCAGGAAATACAAATCATATTGGTATAGGGTCAGATCTAGATGGGGCATTTGGCACAGAGCAAACACCATATGACTTAAACACTATAGCCGATTTACAAAAACTAGTTTTCATTTTTAGAAGTCATGGTTATACAGAGGAAGATTTAAAAAAAATATTCCACCAAAACTGGATCGACTTCTTATTGAAAAATTGGTCTTAA
- a CDS encoding D-TA family PLP-dependent enzyme, producing MGNNWWEINQKTRIDTPFLALYTDRVRYNIEHLIESVKGDIQKLRPHIKTHKLGEVLDLYKTYQINKVKCATIAEAELCAIHNVLDILLAYQPTGLKQQRWITLLLKYPNLIFSTIVDNLETAKELSELGKKNNITLKIYLDINAGMDRTGVNYKSNWDHLIYEINKLSNIELLGLHIYDGHLKGTVEQRTKEASDTFNQIIDKLSILEQKLSYKLKIVAGGSNTFPFYSSQKNIECSPGTFVFWDINYQTNLSEQKFKPAAVLVGTVISKPTENTLCIDIGYKSVASENSLDKRLTILNDDKLTPISHSEEHLVLENKGNKPYNLGDTIYAIPYHICPTCALYETVQIVNSQQDIHDQWAVLARNRKINI from the coding sequence ATGGGAAATAATTGGTGGGAAATAAATCAAAAAACACGTATCGACACTCCTTTTTTAGCACTTTATACCGACCGTGTTCGATACAATATTGAGCATTTAATTGAATCCGTAAAAGGAGATATTCAAAAATTGAGGCCACATATAAAAACACATAAATTAGGAGAAGTACTCGATCTGTACAAAACATACCAAATAAACAAGGTTAAATGTGCAACTATTGCTGAAGCAGAATTATGTGCAATTCACAATGTTTTAGACATATTATTAGCCTATCAACCCACAGGATTAAAACAACAACGCTGGATCACTTTATTACTGAAATATCCTAATCTTATTTTCTCTACTATTGTTGATAACCTTGAGACTGCAAAAGAATTATCAGAATTAGGTAAAAAGAACAATATAACATTAAAAATTTACCTAGATATAAATGCCGGAATGGACAGAACTGGTGTAAATTATAAAAGCAATTGGGATCATTTAATCTATGAAATAAATAAACTATCAAATATAGAACTTCTTGGATTGCACATTTATGATGGTCATCTAAAAGGCACAGTTGAGCAAAGAACAAAAGAAGCATCGGATACATTTAACCAAATAATCGATAAGCTTTCTATATTAGAACAAAAACTAAGTTACAAACTAAAGATAGTTGCAGGTGGATCTAATACATTCCCTTTTTATAGTAGTCAAAAAAATATCGAATGTAGCCCAGGTACATTTGTATTCTGGGATATAAATTATCAAACTAATTTATCAGAACAAAAATTCAAACCTGCGGCGGTTTTAGTTGGAACAGTAATTTCTAAACCCACAGAAAACACTTTATGTATAGATATTGGATATAAATCTGTCGCATCAGAGAATTCATTAGACAAACGCCTGACCATTTTAAACGACGACAAATTAACTCCAATATCACATTCAGAAGAACACTTAGTATTAGAAAACAAAGGAAACAAACCCTACAACTTAGGCGATACCATCTATGCTATCCCTTACCACATTTGCCCGACTTGTGCTCTTTACGAAACTGTTCAAATAGTGAATTCTCAGCAAGACATTCACGACCAGTGGGCTGTTCTTGCTCGCAACAGAAAAATAAACATTTAA
- a CDS encoding bifunctional 4-hydroxy-2-oxoglutarate aldolase/2-dehydro-3-deoxy-phosphogluconate aldolase translates to MYDILKTQGVLPLVTQIGIKTAEIILKSASDSGIKIIEFAARSPDAKEIFAQMVNFRNTNNLNIKLAVGSILTLNDAETYHKLGAECIVCPHTDPEIGNYCFKNNLYWIPGASTLNEIIQANKLGAEIVKLFPADMVGGPDYIKAIKAPFPNLKLMPSGGVTLEENNLKSWFKTGVVCVGIGSHLFSKETLSQLDYNKSYEAFKNLITVVEKSRK, encoded by the coding sequence ATGTACGATATTTTAAAAACGCAAGGAGTACTCCCTTTAGTTACACAAATTGGGATTAAAACTGCTGAAATAATACTAAAATCCGCTTCAGATTCAGGGATTAAAATCATCGAATTTGCAGCACGTTCACCAGATGCAAAAGAAATTTTTGCTCAAATGGTAAACTTCAGAAATACAAATAATTTAAATATTAAGTTAGCCGTAGGATCCATTTTAACTTTAAACGATGCCGAAACATACCATAAACTAGGAGCCGAATGTATAGTATGTCCACATACAGATCCTGAAATTGGTAATTATTGCTTCAAAAATAATCTATACTGGATTCCAGGAGCATCAACTTTAAATGAGATTATTCAGGCCAACAAATTAGGAGCCGAAATAGTAAAACTTTTTCCTGCAGATATGGTAGGAGGTCCAGATTATATAAAAGCGATAAAAGCCCCTTTTCCAAATTTAAAACTAATGCCAAGTGGTGGTGTAACTTTAGAAGAGAACAATTTAAAGTCTTGGTTTAAAACAGGTGTTGTTTGTGTAGGTATTGGCTCTCATTTGTTTTCGAAAGAAACTTTATCTCAGTTGGATTATAACAAATCCTATGAAGCTTTTAAAAACTTAATCACAGTAGTCGAAAAATCTAGAAAATAA
- a CDS encoding sugar kinase → MKTESSQTKITTFGELLLRMGVAHGNRFTQAKEMQIHIGGAEANVCVLLSQLGIKTNYVTRLPNNDLSQLALNELHKYKVDTTNCIYGGDRIGLYFIESGNQIRQSQVIYDRSNSAFATIQENEINWDKVLEDTTHFHWSGISPGVSNEANLVCKKAILAAHSKGITISSDFNYRTKLWQYGKNPSEIMPELLYYSSVTIADLDSTEIYFGIKTNKNDSDSDRFIKTYELLKEKMPYLNTLAMSFRKSEGQTHLYSGMLIHKDTFYESKPYLIHLVTDQIGSGDAFTAGLLYSLKNNLSGQECIDWATACGVIKQSITGDFAITTPEEINHFIKNGTSNRINR, encoded by the coding sequence ATGAAAACGGAATCTTCACAAACAAAAATTACAACATTTGGCGAGTTATTATTGCGGATGGGCGTAGCTCATGGCAATCGATTTACACAAGCCAAAGAAATGCAAATCCATATAGGTGGAGCCGAAGCAAATGTTTGTGTATTACTTTCACAATTAGGCATAAAAACCAATTACGTTACTCGTTTACCCAACAACGACTTATCTCAACTCGCATTAAACGAACTACATAAATACAAAGTAGACACTACAAATTGCATTTATGGAGGAGACAGAATTGGTTTATATTTCATTGAATCTGGCAACCAAATCAGACAATCCCAAGTGATCTATGACCGTAGCAATTCGGCTTTTGCAACAATCCAAGAAAATGAGATTAATTGGGACAAAGTACTAGAAGACACTACCCATTTTCATTGGTCAGGTATTAGCCCTGGTGTATCTAACGAAGCTAATTTAGTATGCAAAAAAGCAATATTAGCTGCTCATAGCAAAGGCATAACAATTTCTTCCGACTTTAACTATCGTACTAAACTATGGCAATATGGGAAAAACCCTTCGGAGATTATGCCTGAATTACTTTATTACAGTAGCGTAACTATTGCCGATTTAGATTCAACCGAAATATATTTCGGTATTAAAACAAACAAAAATGATTCAGATTCAGACCGGTTTATAAAAACTTATGAGCTGCTAAAAGAGAAAATGCCATATCTGAATACACTTGCCATGAGTTTCAGAAAATCAGAAGGTCAGACTCATTTATATTCAGGTATGTTGATACATAAAGACACATTTTATGAATCAAAACCATATTTAATACATTTAGTAACTGATCAAATCGGATCAGGAGATGCCTTCACAGCAGGATTACTCTATAGCCTTAAAAATAACCTGTCGGGACAGGAATGTATTGATTGGGCAACAGCTTGTGGCGTTATAAAACAGAGTATAACAGGGGATTTTGCCATAACTACACCAGAAGAAATAAATCATTTCATCAAGAATGGCACAAGCAATAGAATTAATAGATAA
- a CDS encoding RidA family protein, translated as MNLLPQEKFETLNLTLPPAPMPLGIYKPFLIDGKYLYLSGHGPVRDDKSLIIGRIGEDMDIEEGKLAARQVGLTMLSTIVTNFDSLNAVKRVIKVLGMVNCSSDFLRHPYVINGCSELFAEVWGQENGIGVRSAVGMGSLPDNIPVEVEAIFELY; from the coding sequence ATGAATTTATTACCACAAGAAAAATTTGAAACGCTTAACTTAACATTACCCCCAGCTCCAATGCCACTTGGGATATACAAACCATTTTTAATAGATGGCAAATATTTATACCTATCTGGGCATGGTCCTGTAAGAGATGACAAATCATTAATTATAGGTCGCATCGGAGAAGACATGGACATTGAAGAAGGAAAGCTTGCGGCGAGACAAGTAGGATTAACAATGTTATCTACCATTGTCACAAATTTTGATAGCCTAAATGCAGTAAAAAGAGTCATCAAAGTACTCGGAATGGTTAATTGTAGCTCCGATTTCTTAAGACATCCTTATGTAATCAATGGTTGCAGTGAATTATTTGCAGAAGTATGGGGACAAGAAAACGGAATTGGAGTAAGAAGCGCCGTTGGAATGGGTTCGTTACCCGATAATATCCCTGTAGAGGTTGAAGCTATTTTTGAATTATACTAA
- a CDS encoding GntP family permease translates to MSILILSACIIFLVLQITWFKINPFIAFIITSLLAGLALGLPITSLTGTVQKGLGDMLGSISLIIIFGTCIGKLTVSSGAASVIAKTVMQWTGEKYVRLGLMITGFIVGIPLFYSVGFILLVPLIFSVANQFKLPKVYIAIPMLASLSVAHGFLPPHPSPMALSNILNADIGLVLIYGIIVSIPTILIAGLLFSNTLKNIKSDDKNTIVPTEEPINLDIKPSFFTSITSSLFPVFGLTITSILPLIWKNEQVNLLCQTIGEPSIIMLISLIICTYTLGVRTGKNMRTIMDEYAVAIKDVALIILIIGGAGSLKEIMMVSGVSQTIVDSLIKIDIHPYLLAWLIAAIIRICVGSATAAGLMTAGVLLPLLKLQGLDPNLLVLSIGAGSLMCSHVNDPGFWMFKEYFGTSMKDTIKSWTVMESFISILGIIFIFILNTFIH, encoded by the coding sequence ATGAGTATATTAATTCTTTCGGCTTGCATTATTTTTTTAGTATTACAAATAACGTGGTTTAAAATCAATCCCTTTATTGCCTTTATCATAACATCTTTATTAGCAGGCCTTGCATTAGGACTGCCAATAACATCATTAACAGGAACCGTTCAAAAAGGACTGGGCGACATGCTTGGATCAATTTCCTTGATAATTATTTTTGGTACCTGTATTGGTAAACTTACCGTTTCCTCTGGCGCAGCATCTGTAATTGCAAAAACCGTAATGCAATGGACAGGGGAAAAATATGTTCGTCTAGGCTTAATGATTACAGGGTTTATCGTTGGAATTCCCTTATTTTATAGCGTAGGCTTTATACTTCTGGTTCCTTTAATATTTTCTGTAGCCAATCAATTTAAATTACCCAAAGTTTACATAGCCATCCCAATGCTTGCATCTCTTTCGGTAGCACATGGCTTTCTGCCTCCTCATCCTTCGCCAATGGCGTTGAGCAATATTTTAAATGCAGACATAGGCCTTGTTTTAATTTATGGAATCATCGTTTCAATTCCGACCATTCTTATTGCGGGCTTACTATTCTCAAACACACTTAAAAACATTAAGTCTGATGATAAGAACACCATAGTCCCAACCGAAGAACCTATAAATTTAGACATAAAACCTAGTTTTTTTACTAGCATAACATCTTCACTATTTCCAGTTTTTGGACTAACAATTACCTCAATACTTCCATTAATCTGGAAAAATGAACAAGTTAATTTACTATGTCAAACTATAGGCGAACCAAGTATTATTATGCTAATTTCGTTAATAATTTGCACCTATACATTAGGCGTTCGCACTGGTAAAAACATGAGAACAATCATGGACGAATATGCAGTAGCCATCAAAGACGTTGCCTTAATAATACTTATAATTGGTGGAGCAGGAAGTTTAAAAGAAATAATGATGGTAAGTGGTGTAAGCCAAACCATTGTTGACTCTTTAATAAAAATAGACATCCACCCTTATTTACTTGCTTGGCTAATTGCGGCCATAATCCGAATTTGTGTTGGCTCAGCTACAGCCGCTGGACTAATGACAGCTGGCGTATTATTACCATTACTAAAATTACAAGGACTAGATCCAAATTTGTTAGTTCTCTCAATAGGCGCAGGTAGCCTTATGTGCTCACATGTAAACGACCCTGGATTCTGGATGTTCAAAGAATACTTTGGCACCAGTATGAAAGATACCATTAAATCATGGACAGTAATGGAATCGTTTATTTCTATCCTTGGAATTATTTTTATTTTTATATTAAACACTTTTATACACTAA
- a CDS encoding SusD/RagB family nutrient-binding outer membrane lipoprotein, whose translation MGYPVLTPVNFPGKVTNGTIPRRIKYLTGKYSVNSTNLAETIKRQRNDSFLTKIWWNKQIN comes from the coding sequence ATAGGCTACCCGGTATTAACTCCTGTTAATTTTCCAGGAAAAGTTACAAATGGCACAATTCCAAGACGCATAAAATACCTAACTGGCAAATATTCAGTTAATTCCACTAATTTAGCTGAAACCATAAAACGCCAAAGAAACGATTCTTTTTTAACAAAAATATGGTGGAATAAACAGATAAACTAA
- a CDS encoding SusD/RagB family nutrient-binding outer membrane lipoprotein, protein MKKHITQLPIYILGAVLLLTSINCADDELFRDKNTNPEAFVSIDPSIQLTGVEAALSGGWFEQWRANLIYGEGFIQHLGGSWSVANYGSFYISSSEYQGALWNSNYGGGIVRNLIDVLERTDGKAEYTKINAVAKTLKVMVFQRLTDTYGDVPYSQAGLGYYGKIYYPKYDNQEDIYTDFFKLLDEAQSQMQSGTDAIKGDLFYAGDAVKWQKLINSIRLRCAMRISKVNSTLAKEQIQKAVTNGIFTSNEDNCFMKHDSSPSETAGALTNGNGMSHAIKGTGDLVDHPTTILLNTLGNDPRKKIWFLPNSNGVYEGINPNNYRWDHPGGGGAILSNLQPYLYANNAPYLHLTYSETMLLLAEASFRGLHSGNTADLYKKGIEAGIRQWSIFKDASIIDDNAVTAFVATKNLTPGKELEEIATQQWLTLFLNGMEAYSNYRRTNFPTLIPITNVNSETGGVIPKRMPYPIEESTSNKENFLAASAKYDNNSWLAKVWWDVD, encoded by the coding sequence ATGAAAAAACATATAACACAATTGCCAATATACATATTAGGTGCAGTTTTACTACTTACCTCAATTAATTGTGCCGATGACGAACTTTTTAGAGACAAAAACACCAATCCTGAAGCCTTCGTAAGCATAGATCCTTCTATACAACTTACTGGAGTAGAAGCTGCACTATCGGGTGGTTGGTTTGAACAATGGAGAGCCAACCTCATCTATGGTGAAGGATTTATACAACATCTTGGTGGCTCTTGGAGTGTAGCTAATTACGGTTCGTTCTACATCTCAAGTAGCGAATATCAAGGCGCACTTTGGAATTCTAATTATGGAGGCGGAATTGTACGTAATCTAATAGATGTACTTGAAAGAACAGATGGGAAAGCTGAATACACTAAAATAAATGCTGTTGCGAAAACATTAAAAGTAATGGTTTTTCAACGTTTGACAGATACGTATGGAGATGTTCCATACTCTCAAGCAGGATTAGGCTATTATGGTAAAATTTATTACCCAAAATATGATAATCAAGAAGACATCTATACTGATTTCTTTAAACTTTTAGACGAAGCTCAATCTCAAATGCAATCAGGGACAGACGCAATAAAAGGAGATCTTTTTTACGCAGGTGATGCAGTTAAATGGCAAAAATTGATTAACTCAATTAGATTGCGTTGTGCAATGAGAATATCAAAAGTAAATAGCACATTGGCAAAAGAGCAAATCCAAAAAGCGGTTACCAATGGGATTTTTACCAGCAACGAAGACAACTGCTTTATGAAACACGATTCTTCCCCATCAGAAACTGCTGGTGCACTAACAAATGGAAACGGAATGTCTCATGCAATAAAAGGAACCGGAGATCTTGTAGACCATCCTACAACAATCCTACTAAACACATTAGGTAACGATCCTAGAAAAAAAATATGGTTTCTACCCAACTCCAATGGTGTTTACGAAGGTATAAATCCAAACAATTACAGATGGGATCATCCTGGAGGAGGAGGAGCCATTCTTTCTAATCTTCAACCTTACCTATACGCAAACAACGCTCCTTATTTACACCTCACCTATTCAGAAACAATGTTACTTTTAGCAGAAGCTTCTTTTAGAGGATTACATTCTGGAAACACAGCTGATTTGTACAAAAAAGGAATCGAAGCAGGAATTAGACAATGGTCTATCTTTAAAGACGCAAGTATTATCGACGACAATGCAGTTACAGCTTTTGTAGCTACAAAGAATCTTACTCCTGGAAAAGAGCTAGAAGAAATTGCAACACAACAGTGGCTTACTCTGTTTTTAAACGGAATGGAAGCGTATAGTAATTACAGAAGAACCAATTTCCCAACGTTAATTCCAATAACAAACGTTAACTCTGAAACTGGAGGAGTAATACCTAAAAGAATGCCTTATCCAATAGAAGAATCTACTAGTAATAAAGAAAACTTCCTAGCAGCAAGTGCAAAATATGACAACAACAGCTGGTTAGCTAAGGTTTGGTGGGATGTTGACTAA